GCCGGTGCCCATGATCAGTGCAGCATCCGTGTTGCCCACTCCGGTCGAAAACATGCCGAACGCACCGGAAGTACACGTGTGACTGTCCGTGCCGATCAGCAGTGAACCCGGCACGTTGAACCCTTCCTCGGCAAGCGCCATGTGGCATACGCCCTTGTAGCTCGGCGTCCCCGGATCATAGTAATACGGGAGATCGTGCTCCGCGGCAAAGGCCCGAAGCAAATCCACATTCCGGTTCGCGTGGTGGTTCTTCGTGAAGATGTAGTGATCAGGAATGATCACCAGCTTCTCCTTGTCCCACGGTACCGCATCGGCTCCGAATTCGCGGCGGAAAATATCGATGGTCGGAGGGCCGCACACATCGTGCGTCATGAGGATGTCCACATCCACCCAGATGTTATCCCCGGGCGCCACCCGATCCCGACCTGCGTGCCGCGCCAGTATTTTTTCCGTAATCGTCATGCTACGCCTCCCTCGAACGAACTCATGATGCCATTGCCCACGAATGTCATGTTTTCCTCGTCGGATCGCCAGGTTTCCAGATTATTGAGCGCATCGATGTAGGCATCCGCAGATGCCCGAATCACATCCGTGTTTTGCGCCTGCCCTCTGAAAAAGGCTCCGCTTTCCCGGATAAGCACCGTCACTTCGCCAATGGCTCCGGCCCCCTGGGAAACGGATCGAATAGAATAACTCTCCAGTTTGTGCGAACTGCCAAGCGCATGGTTGATGGCGCGGTACACCGCATCCACAGGGCCATCGCCCGTCCCCTGCGCAGTCAACCGCTTCTCGGTAGAAACATTGAATACTTCTACCTCAGCCTTCGGCTGCTTACCGGTAGCGACCTTAACGGACAGTCTGTCGAGCCGGTAATGCTGTAAAACCGCATGCTCCGCATTCCCCTGAACCAGGTGAATCAGATCCGCATCGTGGATTTCTTTCTTGCGATCCGCAAGGCGAACAAATAACTGATAGAGCGTGTCCTTCCGGGACTCCTCGACATGCAGGCCCATCCGCTTCAGACGGCTGAAAAAGCCGTGGCGTCCGGAATGCCGCCCCAAACGGATTTGTTCGCTGGTCTGGCCCACGTCTTCCGCCCGCATGATTTCGTAGGTATCCCGGCGCTTCAGCACGCCATGCTGGTGAATACCTGCCTCGTGGCTAAAGGCATTGCGCCCCACAATGGCTTTGTTCGGCGGGACCGGAAACCCCGTCGCCACGGACACCATGCGACTTGTTTCGGTAAGGTGCGTGGCGTCTATGTCCGTGTCGACGCCGAATTGCTCATGCCGGACACGCAACGCCATCACCACTTCTTCCAGCGAGGCATTGCCGGCCCGTTCGCCAATGCCGTTGACCGTACACTCGACCTGCCGGGCACCCGCACACACGGCCGCAATGGAATTGGCCACAGCAAAACCGAGGTCGTCATGACAGTGGGTCGAGAGCACCACATTCTTTGTAGACCGTACGCCTTTGCGAACCGCCTCGAACATGCGTGCATATTCGGTAGGCGTGCAATAGCCGGTCGTATCCGGAATGTTGATAGTGGTGGCGCCCTCCTCTATCGCGGCAGCAATCACCTCGCACAAAAACCCGTGATCCGTGCGGCCCGCATCCTCCGTGCTGAACTCTATATCATCGGTATACGTCCGCGCCAGTTGTACAGCTTCACGAGCCATCTGCACGACGTTCCGGCGTTTCTCCGAGAGCGTGCTGCCGTACTTGTCACTGCCGAACTTGGCGTCTATGTGAATATCGCTGGTGGCGATAAACGTATGAATCCGCGTCCGTTGGCCGCCGGACAATGACTTGCCGGCGGCATGTACATCGTCTTCGAGTGCACGGGCAAGCGCGCAGATCACGGGGCCCTGTACATCGCGCACGATGCTCGCCACCGCCTCGAACTGGGCCGGCGACGAAATGGGAAAGCCCGCCTCGATCACGTCCACGTTCAGCTTCACGAGTTGCCGGGCGATACGGATCTTCTCATTGATCGTCATGGATGCGCCCGGCGCCTGCTCGCCGTCGCGCAACGTCGTATCGAATATGGTTACTTTGTCTTTCATTGGAAAAATTCCTCGACGATTCCTTTTTACAAGTGGTGCGTAGGGGCTATCGCACGCGCCCGATGCGTCGACGACAGGAAGTCGTCCCGCCCATATTGCGTCGGGCGCCTTGTAAGTCGAAGAAAATCAACACAGCCAATCCGTACAGTGCAGCGTGTCATGCGGCCACCTCCACGGTCTGTTCCTTACTTGCCGCATGCCGTACATGGTCGGCAATGCTCGCACCCATCTCCTCGGTGGATACCAGCCTGCAACCCTCTTCCTGCATATCCGCCGTGCGTACGCCCGCCGAGAGGGTCCCGCTCACCGCCTCGCGAATTGCCGTTGCCGCATCCGCCTCACCCAGTTCCTCAAGCATCATGGCGGCACTGAGCACCGCTGCTACAGGATTGGCCTTCCCCTCGCCCGCAATGTCAGGAGCACTCCCGTGCACCGGCTCAAACAATCCTGTGGAGCCTCCCACCGAAGCCGACGGCAGCAAGCCGAGCGAGCCCGGTAACGTCGCCGACAGATCAGAAAGGATATCGCCGAAAAGGTTCGCCGTCACCACCACGTCAAAGTCCGATGGCCGGCGCACGATCTGCATGGCCGCGTTGTCGATGTACAAATGCTCCAGTTCCACGTCAGGATAGCCAGCCCTGTGTACCTTGGTCACCACATCGTTCCACAGTTGGGAGACCTCCAGCACGTTGGCCTTGTCCACGGACGTGACCCGGCTGCGGCGGCGGCGCGCCCAGGTAAAAGCCACATGCGCAATACGCTCTATTTCCGTTTCCGAATAACGCATCGTATTGAGGGCTTCCTTGCCCTGCGTGCCCTCGACAGGTCCCTTCGGCTCCGCGAAATAAATCCCGCCGGTCAATTCGCGCACGATCAGCATATCCGTGCCTGCAACAACCTCTCGCCTGAGCGGTGAAGCGCCGGCCAGAAAATCCGGCACGGTCACCGGGCGCAGATTCGCATATACGCCGAGCGTCCTGCGCAGACGCAGCAGACCGGCCTCCGGGCGCAGGTCACCGTGAAGATCATCCCAGGCAGGCCCTCCAACAGCCCCAAGCAACACGGCGTCGGATTCGAGACAGGCTATTGCCGTGGCTTCCGGCAAGGGCACACCGAATGCATCGATGGCGCTTCCCCCTACGGGAAACTCTTCGGACACCACATTGAAACCAAACCGCCCGCCCGCCTCCGCAAGGATACGGAGCGCTTCACGGGTAACTTCCGGCCCGACGCCGTCGCCCGGCAAACAGGCAATGCGGTATGTTCTCTTACCAGGCAAAATCTATACAGCTTGCACTTCTTCTTTTTGTTCGCCGCGCAGCCAACTCATCATGCCGCGCAGGCGCTTGCCGATCTGTTCGATCGGATGCTCTTTGGATCTGCCGCGCAATGCAAGCAGTTGCTTGCCTCCGGCTTCATTCTCCGCAATCCATTCTTCGGCAAACGTTCCGTCCTGCACTTCGGCGAGAATCTGCCGCATACGCTCGCGAGCCGAGGCATCAATGATCCGCGGGCCTCGCGTGTAGTTACCGTACTCGGCCGTATCGCTGATCGAGTAATT
This Bacteroidetes bacterium SB0662_bin_6 DNA region includes the following protein-coding sequences:
- a CDS encoding 2-isopropylmalate synthase, which gives rise to MKDKVTIFDTTLRDGEQAPGASMTINEKIRIARQLVKLNVDVIEAGFPISSPAQFEAVASIVRDVQGPVICALARALEDDVHAAGKSLSGGQRTRIHTFIATSDIHIDAKFGSDKYGSTLSEKRRNVVQMAREAVQLARTYTDDIEFSTEDAGRTDHGFLCEVIAAAIEEGATTINIPDTTGYCTPTEYARMFEAVRKGVRSTKNVVLSTHCHDDLGFAVANSIAAVCAGARQVECTVNGIGERAGNASLEEVVMALRVRHEQFGVDTDIDATHLTETSRMVSVATGFPVPPNKAIVGRNAFSHEAGIHQHGVLKRRDTYEIMRAEDVGQTSEQIRLGRHSGRHGFFSRLKRMGLHVEESRKDTLYQLFVRLADRKKEIHDADLIHLVQGNAEHAVLQHYRLDRLSVKVATGKQPKAEVEVFNVSTEKRLTAQGTGDGPVDAVYRAINHALGSSHKLESYSIRSVSQGAGAIGEVTVLIRESGAFFRGQAQNTDVIRASADAYIDALNNLETWRSDEENMTFVGNGIMSSFEGGVA
- the leuB gene encoding 3-isopropylmalate dehydrogenase; this encodes MPGKRTYRIACLPGDGVGPEVTREALRILAEAGGRFGFNVVSEEFPVGGSAIDAFGVPLPEATAIACLESDAVLLGAVGGPAWDDLHGDLRPEAGLLRLRRTLGVYANLRPVTVPDFLAGASPLRREVVAGTDMLIVRELTGGIYFAEPKGPVEGTQGKEALNTMRYSETEIERIAHVAFTWARRRRSRVTSVDKANVLEVSQLWNDVVTKVHRAGYPDVELEHLYIDNAAMQIVRRPSDFDVVVTANLFGDILSDLSATLPGSLGLLPSASVGGSTGLFEPVHGSAPDIAGEGKANPVAAVLSAAMMLEELGEADAATAIREAVSGTLSAGVRTADMQEEGCRLVSTEEMGASIADHVRHAASKEQTVEVAA